One Pantoea trifolii genomic region harbors:
- a CDS encoding lactonase family protein, with the protein MKKTVIAAGMMLFASTVLAQEKSFVYVSNGDSGTVTAYELQKAQRQLKPIGEYPSGLKSMPMVVSQDNKTLYVSVRSKPYHVSAWHIQPDGSLQHFADTPLPEAMAYVALDKSGKFLLSSSYGGDLFSINRIAADGKVESAPVQVVHTGKRAHSIQTDPSNQFLYVPLLGADQLLQYRFDSHSGTVTANTPAFMNIQREAATGPRHFTFAPQRDEKGEQNLYVLTEMAGNISRLTLNKDGTLTEHEATPSLDPAIAANMQRGEARPLTGDDDLPKSAKPRLWQADIHITPNGRFLYSTERTSSHITAFHVSPSDGRLTLINSMPTEAQPRGFAIDNSGRYLIESGQKSTQISLYSIDQTTGKLTLIERVPTGKGANWVTIVE; encoded by the coding sequence ATGAAAAAGACGGTAATAGCCGCAGGCATGATGCTTTTTGCATCAACGGTATTGGCGCAGGAAAAATCTTTTGTCTACGTATCCAACGGCGACAGCGGAACGGTGACGGCCTACGAGCTGCAAAAGGCGCAGCGCCAGCTGAAACCGATTGGCGAATACCCCAGCGGCCTGAAAAGTATGCCGATGGTGGTATCGCAGGATAACAAGACACTTTACGTCTCCGTTCGCAGTAAGCCTTACCATGTTTCGGCCTGGCATATTCAACCTGACGGCTCGCTGCAGCATTTTGCGGATACGCCGCTGCCAGAGGCGATGGCGTATGTCGCGCTGGATAAGAGCGGGAAATTCCTGCTTTCATCTTCTTACGGCGGCGATCTGTTTAGCATCAATCGCATTGCCGCGGATGGCAAAGTTGAGAGTGCGCCGGTGCAGGTGGTGCATACCGGAAAGCGTGCACATTCGATTCAGACCGATCCCAGCAACCAGTTTCTCTATGTACCGCTGCTGGGTGCCGATCAACTGCTGCAGTACCGTTTTGATAGCCACAGCGGAACCGTCACGGCGAACACGCCAGCGTTTATGAATATTCAACGTGAGGCGGCAACCGGACCGCGTCATTTCACCTTTGCACCGCAGCGGGATGAGAAGGGTGAGCAGAATCTCTATGTGCTGACCGAAATGGCCGGCAACATTTCCCGCCTGACGTTGAACAAAGATGGCACCCTGACGGAACATGAAGCGACACCATCACTCGATCCGGCCATTGCCGCCAACATGCAGCGTGGTGAAGCGCGACCACTGACCGGCGATGATGATTTGCCAAAATCCGCCAAACCGCGTTTATGGCAAGCCGATATTCACATCACGCCAAATGGACGTTTCCTTTATTCTACCGAACGCACCAGCAGTCATATTACTGCATTTCATGTTTCACCGAGCGATGGTCGATTGACGTTGATTAATAGCATGCCAACAGAAGCTCAGCCGCGTGGATTTGCTATTGATAATTCCGGGCGCTATTTAATTGAATCGGGTCAGAAGTCGACACAAATTTCGCTCTATTCCATAGATCAAACCACTGGCAAACTGACATTAATTGAGCGCGTCCCCACCGGCAAGGGCGCTAATTGGGTCACTATTGTTGAGTAA
- the otnC gene encoding 3-oxo-tetronate 4-phosphate decarboxylase gives MQNEQSLREEICQVGADLFNRGYTTGTAGNISARLEDGWLITPTDACLGHLEPGRIAKVNRADEWVSGDKPSKTLLLHRQIYDRNPEAHGVVHTHSTHLVQLTLAGVWQRDSILPPLTPYQVMKVGRIPLIDYRRPGHADVAAQVAELANDVRGVMLERLGPVMWGKSVSAVSFALEELEETARLWLNCVDKPAALPEQAVLELCEHFNTRW, from the coding sequence ATGCAAAACGAACAGTCCTTACGAGAAGAGATTTGTCAGGTGGGAGCCGATCTGTTTAACCGCGGCTATACCACCGGTACCGCGGGAAACATTAGCGCTCGCCTGGAAGATGGCTGGCTGATTACGCCAACTGATGCTTGTCTCGGACATCTGGAGCCCGGCCGGATTGCCAAGGTTAATCGCGCCGATGAATGGGTTTCGGGCGACAAGCCATCGAAGACATTACTGTTACATCGCCAGATTTATGATCGCAACCCGGAGGCGCACGGTGTGGTGCACACCCATTCCACGCATCTGGTGCAACTGACGTTAGCGGGTGTGTGGCAGCGCGACAGCATTTTACCGCCGCTGACGCCGTATCAGGTGATGAAAGTCGGGCGGATTCCGTTAATCGACTATCGCCGCCCAGGCCATGCCGATGTGGCTGCGCAGGTGGCTGAGCTGGCCAATGACGTGCGTGGCGTGATGCTGGAGAGACTTGGCCCGGTAATGTGGGGAAAATCCGTTTCAGCGGTAAGCTTTGCCCTTGAAGAGCTGGAAGAAACCGCGCGCCTTTGGCTGAACTGCGTGGATAAGCCCGCCGCGCTGCCAGAACAAGCCGTATTGGAGCTGTGCGAACACTTTAATACGCGCTGGTAA
- a CDS encoding MFS transporter, producing the protein MRRYPRIRWLMIVFCFFAIAINYIDRINLAIAAPHIKADLGLDDTSMGLILGAFFWTYALMQIPAGRLLDRLGARAGLAIAVGWWSLFTVFTSFGKGFTSLFAARLALGLGEAGGNPGCVKVVYSWFPKKQRATASGIFDAGPRAGSALALPLVAWLISVWDWETSFIVTGALGLIWVVIWLVFYREPEEMKGLDETERKNLLEDRALPTTQADAKVELWSLFRHRNVWGMMIGFFCMNFATYFFVTWFPTYLTVAHGFSLKELGTLGAIPALMGIPGSLLGGIVSDTLYRKGFSLTAARKTCLISGMLLSSVIAFAAFTDSITVILTLFSITYAGLAFTAANIWTLPADVAPASNYVATLGGIQNFAGNLAGIVTASFTGLMLSLSHGSFVVPLLVAGGICVLGALTFMFVLGKLEPLPISSKPDANVIATANQ; encoded by the coding sequence ATGCGCAGATATCCACGAATTCGCTGGCTGATGATCGTGTTCTGCTTTTTCGCCATCGCAATCAATTACATCGATCGTATCAACCTCGCAATCGCCGCACCGCACATCAAAGCAGATTTAGGCCTTGATGACACCAGCATGGGGCTGATTCTGGGCGCCTTCTTCTGGACGTATGCGCTGATGCAAATTCCGGCTGGACGCTTACTCGATCGTCTCGGTGCACGTGCCGGGCTGGCCATCGCCGTTGGCTGGTGGTCGTTGTTTACGGTGTTTACTTCGTTTGGTAAAGGATTCACTTCTCTTTTTGCGGCACGCTTAGCATTAGGGTTGGGTGAGGCGGGGGGAAATCCGGGCTGTGTAAAAGTGGTTTACAGCTGGTTCCCGAAAAAACAGCGTGCAACGGCAAGCGGGATCTTTGATGCCGGTCCACGTGCCGGCAGCGCGCTGGCGCTGCCGCTGGTTGCATGGTTAATCAGCGTATGGGATTGGGAAACATCCTTCATCGTGACTGGCGCGTTAGGACTGATTTGGGTGGTGATCTGGTTAGTCTTCTATCGTGAGCCTGAAGAGATGAAAGGTCTCGATGAAACTGAGCGTAAAAATCTGCTGGAAGATCGTGCTCTGCCCACTACGCAGGCCGACGCAAAAGTTGAATTGTGGTCACTCTTCCGTCATCGCAACGTGTGGGGAATGATGATTGGCTTCTTCTGCATGAACTTCGCCACCTATTTCTTTGTGACCTGGTTCCCAACTTATCTGACGGTGGCGCATGGTTTTTCATTGAAAGAGCTGGGGACGCTCGGCGCGATCCCTGCACTGATGGGGATTCCGGGAAGTCTGCTCGGCGGGATTGTGTCAGATACCCTTTACCGCAAAGGATTTAGCCTGACCGCTGCGCGTAAAACCTGTCTTATCAGCGGGATGTTGCTCTCCAGCGTGATTGCTTTCGCCGCATTCACCGACAGCATTACGGTGATCCTCACCTTATTCTCCATCACTTACGCCGGTTTAGCCTTCACCGCCGCCAACATCTGGACGCTGCCAGCCGACGTTGCGCCTGCCAGTAATTACGTAGCCACGCTAGGCGGCATCCAGAATTTTGCGGGTAACCTGGCAGGGATAGTTACGGCCTCCTTCACTGGCCTGATGCTGAGCCTCAGTCACGGTTCATTTGTGGTGCCATTGTTGGTGGCGGGCGGAATCTGTGTGCTGGGTGCGCTGACCTTTATGTTTGTGCTCGGCAAACTGGAACCATTACCGATCAGCTCTAAACCGGATGCCAACGTCATTGCTACCGCCAATCAATAA
- a CDS encoding LacI family DNA-binding transcriptional regulator: MSDKQNGSGRVSLDDVARLSGVSTATVSRVLNGSTTVKASRREAVEKACEELGYVINRAARTLASRRSMTIGAVVPTLATETFSRPLAAFQQLIHEAGYTLLLANSNFDPETELKEVNKLIEYGIDGLMLVGNTHHPKLWERIIQQNIACVQTFSQDSERPCVGYDSEGAAETLAQHLLGLGHQRFAVIVGTPPSNDRISERLNGTRRALQQYGLTLPDTHLIDNAFTMNDARRAVFRLLDAPQPPTAIICGNDLLAFGAMRAASERYLRIPNDISIVGFNDYEYAEHLEHPLTTMRVDLASIGEHAAHYLLNSLNNLPAPMQTQISTELIVRGSSGSVPRQER; the protein is encoded by the coding sequence ATGAGTGATAAGCAAAATGGATCTGGCCGCGTATCACTGGATGATGTTGCGCGTCTCTCTGGCGTTTCAACGGCGACGGTTTCACGCGTATTAAACGGCAGCACCACGGTCAAAGCGTCACGCCGTGAAGCGGTGGAAAAGGCCTGTGAGGAATTGGGATATGTGATTAACCGCGCCGCGCGCACCCTCGCCTCACGCCGCAGCATGACGATTGGCGCGGTAGTACCCACGCTGGCGACGGAAACCTTTTCGCGCCCGCTGGCGGCTTTTCAGCAACTGATTCATGAAGCCGGCTATACGCTGCTATTGGCTAACTCCAACTTCGATCCGGAAACCGAGCTGAAAGAAGTTAATAAGCTGATTGAGTACGGTATCGATGGTTTGATGCTGGTGGGCAATACCCATCATCCAAAGCTGTGGGAGCGCATTATTCAGCAGAATATCGCCTGCGTGCAGACCTTTTCGCAAGACAGCGAAAGACCCTGTGTCGGTTATGACAGCGAGGGTGCGGCTGAAACCCTGGCGCAGCATTTGCTGGGATTAGGGCATCAGCGCTTTGCGGTGATTGTTGGCACGCCACCTTCCAACGATCGTATTTCAGAACGCCTGAACGGTACGCGCCGCGCCCTGCAGCAGTATGGATTGACGCTGCCGGATACGCATTTAATTGATAACGCCTTCACCATGAATGATGCGCGCAGAGCGGTGTTTCGTCTACTCGATGCGCCGCAGCCGCCCACCGCCATCATCTGCGGTAACGATCTGCTGGCGTTTGGTGCTATGCGCGCGGCGAGCGAGCGTTATCTGCGCATTCCAAATGATATCTCCATCGTTGGCTTCAACGACTATGAATACGCCGAGCATCTTGAGCATCCGCTGACCACCATGCGCGTGGATTTAGCGTCGATTGGTGAACACGCCGCGCACTATTTGTTGAACTCGCTGAATAACTTACCCGCACCAATGCAGACGCAGATAAGTACCGAGTTGATTGTCCGGGGCAGCAGCGGCTCGGTGCCCCGTCAGGAACGCTAA
- a CDS encoding molybdate ABC transporter substrate-binding protein, with protein sequence MALTIYSALALSAPFNTLVAQWQSQHPDAPLAIRWHPSTLIEKELNAGAGADVVIATVETLDRLTQSGLADAGTRIELVDSPIGIAVRAGAAQPDISNRETLIQTLLAARSVAWSEAGASGVWFSQLLKQLNIDTELRARGTVIPAGFTAEQLVQGNADLAVQQISELLMVEGIDVVGPLPAGTQQAISLSAAVLSRAQQPERAQAFLSWLKTPSVTDVFNRFGMDRRD encoded by the coding sequence ATGGCGTTAACGATTTATAGCGCGCTTGCACTGAGCGCGCCGTTTAACACGCTGGTTGCCCAATGGCAGTCGCAACATCCTGATGCACCGCTGGCGATACGCTGGCATCCCAGCACCCTCATCGAAAAAGAGCTCAACGCTGGCGCCGGTGCGGATGTGGTGATCGCTACGGTTGAGACGCTGGACCGCCTGACACAATCGGGTTTGGCGGATGCGGGCACGCGTATCGAACTGGTTGATTCTCCCATCGGTATTGCCGTGCGGGCGGGCGCTGCACAGCCCGATATCAGCAATCGCGAAACGTTGATTCAGACTTTGTTAGCTGCGCGTTCGGTGGCCTGGTCAGAAGCCGGAGCCAGCGGTGTCTGGTTTTCACAATTGTTGAAACAACTCAACATTGATACGGAACTGCGCGCGCGTGGCACGGTGATTCCTGCTGGTTTTACCGCCGAGCAACTGGTGCAGGGCAACGCTGACCTGGCAGTACAGCAGATCAGCGAACTGCTGATGGTGGAGGGCATTGATGTTGTTGGACCGCTGCCAGCGGGTACGCAGCAGGCGATTTCGCTTTCGGCTGCGGTGTTAAGCCGCGCCCAACAACCTGAACGGGCGCAAGCATTTCTGAGCTGGCTGAAAACGCCGTCAGTCACGGACGTGTTCAACCGTTTCGGCATGGATAGACGCGATTAG
- a CDS encoding alpha-hydroxy acid oxidase, translating to MTIRGETTAINVNVTPEAQVRPANTVPRHFRDLLALDDFERHARKRLPNMIYQYVKGGVETGRGLAAAHEAYQQYVFVPRMFRDVSGRDQRVNLLGHDWAHPFGVAPLGGASFVSYRADLMLAKAARAMNVPMILSASSLISLEEVIAANPDAWFQAYLAGDQPRIDRLVDRVEHAGYKTLVVTGDTPMLGNREHNTRSGFSMPIKITPKVMWQSAMSPRWLLGTVAQTFLRHGAPHFENTDAERGPPMMSSKVRNTNARDKLSWKHVEAIRKKWKGNLVIKGLMSPDDAFIARDLGADAVILSNHGGRQLDYTVPPLHTLAEIAAAKGNMKVIIDSGIRRGTDVMKAMALGADFVFLGRPFLYGAVIGAQAGVEHAMHILRDEIDRDLALIGVTRPEQLNAALLRRAPFFARED from the coding sequence ATGACCATTCGTGGAGAAACCACCGCTATTAACGTTAACGTGACACCCGAAGCGCAGGTGCGCCCTGCGAATACGGTGCCACGCCATTTTCGTGACTTGCTGGCGTTAGATGATTTTGAACGCCATGCGCGTAAGCGATTGCCGAATATGATTTATCAGTATGTAAAAGGCGGCGTGGAAACCGGCAGAGGACTTGCTGCCGCGCATGAGGCTTATCAGCAATATGTCTTTGTGCCGCGTATGTTCCGCGATGTTTCTGGCCGGGATCAGCGTGTGAATTTATTGGGCCATGATTGGGCGCATCCATTCGGTGTTGCTCCGCTTGGCGGCGCGTCGTTTGTCAGTTACCGGGCTGACTTAATGCTGGCGAAGGCTGCACGCGCAATGAATGTGCCAATGATCCTCAGCGCCTCGTCGCTGATTTCGTTAGAAGAGGTGATCGCCGCTAATCCTGACGCCTGGTTTCAGGCCTATCTGGCGGGCGACCAACCGCGTATCGATCGCCTGGTCGACCGCGTTGAACACGCCGGTTATAAAACGCTGGTGGTGACCGGTGATACACCGATGCTGGGTAATCGGGAACATAACACCCGCAGTGGCTTCAGCATGCCGATAAAAATCACGCCGAAAGTGATGTGGCAAAGCGCCATGAGTCCGCGCTGGCTATTGGGCACGGTGGCGCAAACCTTTCTGCGTCATGGTGCGCCACACTTCGAAAATACCGATGCTGAACGCGGCCCGCCGATGATGTCGAGCAAAGTACGTAACACCAATGCACGCGACAAACTGAGCTGGAAGCACGTTGAAGCGATCCGTAAAAAATGGAAAGGCAATCTGGTGATTAAAGGGCTGATGTCGCCGGATGATGCCTTCATCGCGCGTGATCTTGGCGCCGATGCGGTGATTCTCTCCAACCACGGCGGCCGTCAGCTGGACTACACGGTGCCGCCGCTGCATACACTCGCTGAAATTGCGGCGGCGAAGGGCAATATGAAGGTAATTATTGATAGCGGCATCCGTCGCGGCACCGATGTGATGAAAGCGATGGCGCTGGGCGCGGACTTCGTGTTTCTTGGTCGTCCATTCCTGTATGGCGCGGTGATTGGCGCTCAGGCGGGCGTTGAACATGCCATGCATATCCTGCGGGATGAAATCGATCGCGATTTAGCACTGATCGGCGTGACGCGGCCTGAGCAACTTAATGCTGCGCTGCTGCGTCGCGCTCCCTTTTTCGCACGCGAGGATTAA